TCATGTTCATCTGAAAGCTCCGATCATGGTGGGAAAAAGGAAGACCCAGGACGTGCAATTTTATCGCGAAGTTTCTGATATTCAGTTTGACGAAACTGGAAACAAGAAGCGGAAATACATGTATGgtgatgaagatgaattgGAGCAAGAACAAGAAGAAAGACGGCGTCGTGCTCAATTAGATCGCgaatttaaatcatttgcTGAAAAAATCGCTGAAGCAAGTGAGGGACGAATTGAATTAGACATTCCATTTCGCGAACTTGCATTCAATGGTGTTCCCTTCCGTTCCAATGTTTTATTGCAGCCGACTACTGATTGCCTAGTTCAATTGACAGACACACCATTTACTGTAATTACACTAAacgaaattgaaattgcACACTTGGAGCGTGTACAatttggtttaaaaaattttgatttggTTTTCATCTTTCAAGACTTCCGCCGCCCTCCGATTCATATCAATACAATTCCAATGGAGCAATTAGATAATGTAAAGGAATGGCTCGATTCATGCGATATATGCTTCTATGAAGGTCCTCTTAATTTGAACTGGACCACGATTATGAAAACTGTCAACGAGGACCCCATTGCATTCTTTGAAGAAGGAGGATGGGGATTTTTGGGAGCTCCGAGTGATGATGAAGGAGATGATAGTGTCGAAGAGGTTTCTGAGTATGAAGCTTCTGATGCCGACCCTTCTgatgaagaggaagaagaatctGAGGAGTACAGCGAAGATGCTAGTGAAGAGGATGGTTACAGTGAAAGCGAAGTGGAGGATGAAGAAAGTGGTGAAGATTGGGATGAATTGGAGCGTAAAGCACGTCAAGAAGATGCTAAGCACGATgcttttgaagaaagacCATCTAAAAAGAGACACCGGTAAACTCACAAATTTACTTCACtttcttattatttatatgtAGTTTATTCTAAAAATTCCAGAATactttataataaaatattccACTGAATTGAGATTTGACAACCAGATGGATTgatacaaaaatataaagacCGGCTCTTTACGACAACCTATTAATATAATTGTTGTAGTAACACGCGAATCAATGTTCAGTTACCTTTTATTGTGTAATCCCAACCTAACCAAAATTATTctaatcctttttttttgcaaccTTATAACCTTTAGACTTCAACCATTTGCGACGATTCTGCTCGATAATCTCCTTATCGGCTTCATCATTGAAAGTAATATTATCAATTTCAGTAgaattcttttcaatttcaacaTCATTATTTGTTCCATCCTTCATATCATCAGCCACATTTACAGTAGGGATTTTATCAGAAATCTTTTTCAGTTTGGCAACGAAAAAACCGTCTATATTGTGAACATGAGGATAATAACGTCTAGTTAACTTTAGACTTGGAtgaaatcttttttcacGAAAACGGGTAAACCCTTCACGTCCAAATTCAAGTCCAGTGGACACTAGCTTAACATTAGGGCGCTTCTTTAAAGCATATTGAATAACTGCTTCATCTTCGTCAACAGTAATACTGCAAGTAGAATACACGATAAAACCACCGGTTTTGCTGTCAGCATTGACAGAATCAATAGCGCTTAGAAGCAATTGCCTTTGTAAATGGCTAAGAGTATCAAAATCCCTTTCAGATTTGTTAGTTTTAACAGACTGATCTTTATATATAACACCAGTACCCGAACATGGGGCGTCAAGGAGAACACGGTCAAAACCGCCAATTACTTCGTTGGGAAACTTGCGGCCATCGTAATTACATACAATAGCATTACGTACACCTAAACGATGAATGTTAGCGGAAAGAGCCTTTGTTCGAGCTTTGTTAGAATCATTTGCAAAGATAATTCCAGTATTCTTTTGTAATGCAGCAACATAAGTGACTTTACCACCAGGTGCTGAGGACATGTCAAGGATACGTTCATTTGGTTGAGGCGCAAGGGCCATTACAGGCAAGAAGGAAGATGCAGCTTGCAGGATGTAATGACCAGCTAAATATTCGGGTGTCGCACCGATTGGAACCTGGGATTCGAATACTTGGAGACCTACTTTGGACCATTTACCAATTGGTTCCAAATTGACACCACGATTAATTAATGCTTGGGCTAATTCTCGTCGCTGGGTTTTTAAAGTATTGGTACGAATTGTGACAGGACGAGGCATTTCATTTGCCTCAAAAAACTCAACAGCCTCAGAAActgaaaataattcaaataacTTCTCAGCAAGAAAGCGAGAATAACCGTAATACGCACATATATCATTTAAGAGTTGATCAACATATTCAGAACGATTGCGTCCAGGTTCacacaaatttttaaaatcattcaaAACACGGACTATTTCCTGTATCCGCAATTGAATTTGGCTCAAATCCTGTGGAAGAGTAGATATTGGTTGGCTATCGGTAAAACCATCAATAGGTGGAAGAACAGTAGGAGCCTCAGGATGTATGTTGGTATGCAATTCTTCCTCggcttctttttcctctaATTCCGCTTCCTCATCAAGTTTGCGAGACATGGCTTCCATATTCGCAAGTTCCAAATCCTCTTCATCTCCAGAATCATCGCTAAACATAGGCTTAACCTCATGCTCTTCATCCGAATCAAAAACAGAATCTTCTTCCTCCCCTTCACATTCTTTAGCCTCATCATCGATAAACTCGTCAGCAAATGTTTGGGGTTCCTCGTCATGTTCCAAGTCTGATAAAGTTTCAGCCTCTTCAAATTCGTCTGCATCAATAAgatctttttcattctcAGAATCcgaattttcaaacaaagatttcttttcttctgcTAATTGGCGTTTCCGAGAATTTTGtggtttttcttttgaatgctttctcttttttgcattttctgTCACTTTATGAGAAGAATTATGATTTTCCTCTAAAGTTGGGGGAATTCCTTGCTTAGACTTCTGTTTTCTTCCCATCTTTTATGGAAAATATGTGATGAAGTCCAAAAACGTTTATTTGGGCTGAGGAAAAATTTTGGCACTGGCATTCTTTCAGTCCAACCTCCACTATTCACATCGCTGAgttttgttaaaaacttttacgAAAGATAAAgaacattaaattttttcaagcaatactacactacgctatgaCATACTATgttgcgtatcactatatgcCATATGTTTAAATACTTAAGATCCGTTTATTGATACACGAGGATAAACTATCCGTCTATCTACATAGATGCAACGTTGATAGCAACTtatagaaatattattaatagaGCTACAGttgaactgaggaacgaggtaCAGTTCCTAGCTGTATCGATGATCGATACTAATAGCTTCCTATAAACATTGTCagttaaaaatatactGCATCCCGCTATATTGTAGATCGCAAGAGAAAATTGCCGCAGTTCTATGTATCGTTAAACAGATATTCAAACTGCATTGCTGAAACACAAAAAGATATACCGCATAGCAACAGCATAGTtaacattattaaaaattcacgACTATTGTtatatttatcttttttaaaatttgctaCGTACTTTACTGCTCAGcttacttaaaaaagtcACTTAATTTACTCGTTCATCTTACTTCACCTCCTTGACAATTAATCATTTCAATTATGATCACATTAAGACTTGGTTAACGATTGAATTTGCTGCGGCGTAAAATGAGTGACAATATATATTCAAGACCTATATATAGTTCACACAACAGCAGAATAtcgaattttaaaatttactatttacttttctcttttcgTATCACTTTTGTGGTTTAAGATACATATAGTGGTACTTAGATATGTAAATATACCGTATTCTCTAAAAATAACTAAAGATGGGCATGGACAttcaataattaataataaaaaagaacaactaaaaataattaggAATTTGAGTTAGGCGGTCAAGTGTTTACAGTGGAATATCACCATAATACACTTGGTGGAATACGAAGAATTAACGAGGTATAGtgtatattaaaaaaagttttggaCAGTCTTTTGAAGAGCAAAGCGAACGACAGCCAACCATcaaattagtaaacaaGAGTTCAATCTTGCTAGAGTGTGCGTATTTCCATGCGAGATTTGACCTCTGCAACGGACAGCGCGTCTTTGGAAAGTGATTCGTCACGAAATCAATTTATTATCAATTCACTGgtatgttttattaaaattgtgATTATACTAACGTTTAGCTACCATGGTACTCATGCTCTGAACATGAATTTCCTCATCGAAAGGCTAGAAAAAGGCGTTCGCCTAAGAATTTAGATTGGTCGGTTTCGGTGCAAATGCCTCTGGTCACATCAAAGACGAAAGAGTCTGAAAAATCGCCTAAATCGTGGTCTGCAATTGCGAAAAAGCATGTTCAAGGAGACTCTCctgttaaaaaatcacATTCTGTTCCGGTACCGTCTGACAGGTctgagaaaaaaagtttcaattCATCCCTTGGTGAATTGATCGAAACATATTCTCCATCCCTCGATGCACCCCGTCCTATACAGCCTCGGGGTTTTATAAATACCGGAAATATATGTTTTATGAACTCTATTTTACAGGCACTAATGTATTGTGTTccattttataatttactTAAGCAAATTAACCGGATGGTTCCGTATAATTTTGAACGTACAACACCTCTTATTGAATCGTTGACAATGCTTTCTAGGGATTTTAGAGAATATTCTGAGAAATTTGATTTACAAGGAGATTCTATTTTGCCAGAAGTGGTATATTCAGCTACTAAGGGGAATCCTCGATTTGAAATGTTGCAGACCGGCGAACAGGAGGATGCTGAggagtttttgaatttgtttCTTGACGAATTACATGAAGAATTCGTGCGTGAACGTAgacattatttattaaaaaatgacgaaagaaatccaaaatctgatatcaaaatttcaaatggtATCAAGTCTGGTTTAGATAGTTTTGATGATCAATCTTCTGTAGAAGCTAGTGGCTGGACCGAAGTtggtaaaaataaaaagccAGTAATTGCTAGATCTGCTACTGTTGAAAGGTCTCCTATAAGCCAAATTTTTGGTGGTCAGCTGCGCTCTACCTTAAGGGTTCCGAGTGCAAGAGATTCTGTTTTGTTAGAACCGTTTCAACCTCTGCAACTCGACATTCAAGCAGAAGATATACATTCAGTTATCGATGCGTTGGAGCATATGACCGCCCCTGAAATTTTACCGGAATGGCATTCGTCGAAAGGAAATGTTACTGCTACCAAGCAAATGTATATAGAGTCACTTCCTCCTGTCTTGATTCTTCACCTTAAACGATTCTTTTACGAAGCATCTGGCGGTACacagaaaaattataagCCTATTGCTTATCCTGCTCGCTTGAGTATTCCACAAAACGTTTTCAGCCCTTCTGTTCGTGGTTCCATACATCCGGAATATGATTTGAATGCAGTGGTTTATCATCACGGTACTTCTGCGTCTGGTGGTCATTATACTGTCGATGTTCAGCAACTTGATAAAAGCGGCTGGTTTCGGATTGATGATACACACATTCACCGCGTACCTATTCATGATGTTGAAAACTCCGAACTTTCCGCTGATCCGAGTCTTAGTAAACTTGGTCACGGCGATCGTGTGGCATACTTACTGTTTTACACACGACGCTCCTAGGTCATCTGGATTCCTTCctcccaaaaaaaattaaccaATAAAAACCTTAATTGTTTTGTGTATTCTTCAATAAACAACTCAAGGATTTGAGCTAAAACTGGGGACTAcacttttttataattctttttgtttaaaacgTCGgttagaaaattttatcatatcttttttacataattttctcaaaaaggttcagcaattttttattattttttattttatgaaCTTTAGCTATTTAAGATTACGTTCCCTCTCAATCCCTTTAAACTAATCGGCTTTATAATACAACCTTTCTAGGAACTTACTCCGAATATACAAGTGAATTTTCATTGCAGCTTTAATGcagtatatattttaaaacagtACCAAAAGTAGGGTCAAGtggtttttattttgctgtCCTATTAGTAGTAGGTCAAGTCCAGCTTCATAATGTAATATTTGAAGTACTATGGCATCAAGTTTGTCACTTTAAAGCCCATTTCTATAATTTTCATGCAAGCTAAACTCcttgttttaaataaaaagatttgatCGTTTGAGAATCTTGATTCAGCGCATTCTAAAGTACGAATATAAATTACagtttttttgttgcatTTATTAAACATTTGGCCCCCACTTGCATACCCCAATTATATCTCTGCGCAGTTAAGCCTATTGTCAACACCACTaccaaattctttttcctaATACCTGGCGCGTTGAAATAGGCACTCCttacttttattaattaatcaTGACATTTTTCAGTGCACTGGGTATGATGAATTTCGTCAAAGTAAAGCTAATCATTAGGTGATATGGCCCATTTGGCTGCTATTTTCTTGCTTTTGCACCgaatgaaaaaatcgaaaacCTGTTCAGGACTATCTCTCAAATCCCATCTTTTGTTTCTGCTTGTTTATGTTACACGTTATTTGAGTATGTGCTGAACTTTTCGaaaaatactttctttgctaactcttttttttaacagatCTCTTTTGGAGATACAAAAGCTTGTATTATTTCTTGATGAGGATAGTTTTTATAGCTTCCGAATCCTATATATGCTACTTGATGTTAATGACTTTGCGACCTACATATGACAAACGTCTTGATACTTTTCGAACTGAATATATCTTAGGTGGTTGTGCAGTTCTGGCTCTCATTTATCCAACCAGTTATACCATTAGTAACATCCTATGGACTTTTAGTATTTGGTTAGAAAGTGTTGCAATTCTCCCTCAATTGTTTATGTTACAACGATCTGGTGAAACAGAGAGCCTGACTGCCCATTACTTATTTGCAATGTGCTTATATAGAGGACTATATATTCCTCATTGGATTTATCGTATTGCAGTTCACAAGAAAGTCATCGGTGTTGCAATTCTTGCGGGCATTATCCAAACCGTTTTGTATGGTGATTTTGCAGTCGTATATCGCCGAACAGTTCTACAGGGAAAAAAGTTCCGATTACCTGCTTAGTTatgatttttattgatgaaaaaagaaggaatctttattgttttttttctatttgcATTACCTTTTTCTCGATGCAATAAGTTTCTGATTGCATTTTTAGCAACGCCGTCAAAGGACTATGTTCATGAATGAATTAATGAACTAAATGGgcttttttgtatttgtatgcaaaaaaattataactTAACTTATCCGTAATACATATGCTCGATGGATGACACGATCTgttctttctttcattaaaattaagACTTTAGTAcattattagaaaattaatttaggATTTACTGATGATcagaaaccaaaaaaaagaattttcaattcataTACGATACAGAAACATTAAGcaatatttaaacaaaattaactGTTTGGGTATTTAAAATGGTAATTGAATGTAATATatggaaaaggaaaatatgAGCAGCCTCATTCCAAGCTAAATTGTTGAATTACTGTacatcattaaaaaaaaaatagaataaatTTGTAGATTATCATAACCGCCAATTCACggaaatttatattaataatCGGTgctataattttataataattgaGGACTCCTCTATTATTTGCGTATTGCGAATGTTCGGAAGTGTTTGATAGACTACAGGTAAAATAGTATATACTTGAAATCTATCAAGTTCTGACATGATATCTCCTTAAGTTTAAAGAGAATCTAGTAAATGCGTAAATTAAAACACTTGAAGTAAATTAGtcaagcaaaaaattgaattttaaataaattcattgttcctgaaatcaaaataaggatttaaaaacaatattaaatgtttgtaaaaatatagTATAGAAATTGGTATATATAGATTTTCCAAACTGCTATTTgcaaaatgtttttgtttacagaTATTAAGTTTATAATTTCTAAACATATAGCCATTACAAATTGATTACATGCTTATTTAATAACAAAGATcgaaatttgtttaaaaactGAATGAAAACAGTAAAATGTAACGTTGCGTACCGATGATTATAGCGTactcaatatttttaaaagcgaTTATGAGGTGCGAAGTAACTTCTTAAAATTCAGTATTTACAATACTGTACTAACGTGTTTTATACAATTTATTTCGCCGTCGATATGCGTTGTCTTACTTTCTCTACCTTAGCAGTTTTGGTAGACGATTTGGAGGCCACAAAGACGTTTGTCTAATAGTTATTGATTATTCAAACGAATTTAAGCTCCTTAGCCGTCTGCTGTTTAAAAATCTGTCAAAGGCTTAAATGCTTTGATTGATTTTACTGGTATTAAAGATTCATAACTAGTTTTAATGCTTAACGGAGAAAAATCTGCATTGGGAGAGATGCCGTCGAACAGTAATTCTTCGAGCAAGTTAAATGCAAAATCTCCCAACTTCattccttcttcttccaataTTCCCCGATCATCTGCCAAAACTAAAGAACATAGCGCCGATAGAAAGCCTCATCGAAATTCCGAGAAGAAGACTCAAGGCATGCCCAGGAAGAATCAGCAATTAGCTTCTAgcgaaagaaaaactaaGAATAAAAAGCGTCTTGAAAAGCAATCAAGTGCAATTGCTGATTCTATTGGCGAATCACTTGATGATCCGCAAACTGTCTATGATGAACAtctttttgatattttatcTGCGAGAACTAATAAGCGTGGTCAGATTAATCTAAATCATCTACTTAATTTTCAGTTTACACCTAGGACTAATTCGAACGCCTTTTCTGCTCCTCCGCGTAGGTCCCGTGGATATAATACTTATGGTCAAGGATCTGG
This region of Schizosaccharomyces pombe strain 972h- genome assembly, chromosome: II genomic DNA includes:
- the nop2 gene encoding RNA methyltransferase Nop2, which gives rise to MGRKQKSKQGIPPTLEENHNSSHKVTENAKKRKHSKEKPQNSRKRQLAEEKKSLFENSDSENEKDLIDADEFEEAETLSDLEHDEEPQTFADEFIDDEAKECEGEEEDSVFDSDEEHEVKPMFSDDSGDEEDLELANMEAMSRKLDEEAELEEKEAEEELHTNIHPEAPTVLPPIDGFTDSQPISTLPQDLSQIQLRIQEIVRVLNDFKNLCEPGRNRSEYVDQLLNDICAYYGYSRFLAEKLFELFSVSEAVEFFEANEMPRPVTIRTNTLKTQRRELAQALINRGVNLEPIGKWSKVGLQVFESQVPIGATPEYLAGHYILQAASSFLPVMALAPQPNERILDMSSAPGGKVTYVAALQKNTGIIFANDSNKARTKALSANIHRLGVRNAIVCNYDGRKFPNEVIGGFDRVLLDAPCSGTGVIYKDQSVKTNKSERDFDTLSHLQRQLLLSAIDSVNADSKTGGFIVYSTCSITVDEDEAVIQYALKKRPNVKLVSTGLEFGREGFTRFREKRFHPSLKLTRRYYPHVHNIDGFFVAKLKKISDKIPTVNVADDMKDGTNNDVEIEKNSTEIDNITFNDEADKEIIEQNRRKWLKSKGYKVAKKKD
- the ubp3 gene encoding ubiquitin hydrolase Ubp3, producing the protein MRDLTSATDSASLESDSSRNQFIINSLLPWYSCSEHEFPHRKARKRRSPKNLDWSVSVQMPLVTSKTKESEKSPKSWSAIAKKHVQGDSPVKKSHSVPVPSDRSEKKSFNSSLGELIETYSPSLDAPRPIQPRGFINTGNICFMNSILQALMYCVPFYNLLKQINRMVPYNFERTTPLIESLTMLSRDFREYSEKFDLQGDSILPEVVYSATKGNPRFEMLQTGEQEDAEEFLNLFLDELHEEFVRERRHYLLKNDERNPKSDIKISNGIKSGLDSFDDQSSVEASGWTEVGKNKKPVIARSATVERSPISQIFGGQLRSTLRVPSARDSVLLEPFQPLQLDIQAEDIHSVIDALEHMTAPEILPEWHSSKGNVTATKQMYIESLPPVLILHLKRFFYEASGGTQKNYKPIAYPARLSIPQNVFSPSVRGSIHPEYDLNAVVYHHGTSASGGHYTVDVQQLDKSGWFRIDDTHIHRVPIHDVENSELSADPSLSKLGHGDRVAYLLFYTRRS
- the erd2 gene encoding HDEL receptor, producing MTFFSALGDMAHLAAIFLLLHRMKKSKTCSGLSLKSHLLFLLVYVTRYLNLFWRYKSLYYFLMRIVFIASESYICYLMLMTLRPTYDKRLDTFRTEYILGGCAVLALIYPTSYTISNILWTFSIWLESVAILPQLFMLQRSGETESLTAHYLFAMCLYRGLYIPHWIYRIAVHKKVIGVAILAGIIQTVLYGDFAVVYRRTVLQGKKFRLPA